The Sebastes fasciatus isolate fSebFas1 chromosome 22, fSebFas1.pri, whole genome shotgun sequence genome includes the window TACTATATTAACACATCTTTATTGTCTCACATTGACACAAACTTGTGGCAACGCTGACCACCGAACACCGTTTCTATCTAAACACTTTCACTTTGTAATCCGCTGACTCACCCAGACACGCCGCGGCCCCCACCATGGCGTAGAGCCCCGGAGTGATGCAGTCCGCTCCCACCTCGCACCACTCTCTGAACATGAACCAGTCGTGGTGATAATAGGCCAGCTGCTCCACGGCGATGCCGACGATTCGCCCTGCGATCGCCCCGATGGCCATGCTGGGGATGAACAAACCCGACGGCACCTGAGGATGACAAACAGGAAGCGGTTTTAGCGTTGATATCAAAACATGCAGGGGGTGAAGCATCTGCAGCCTCCGTctaaggaaaaaaacatcaaacctTGAGTCCAAAGGTGAATATGGTCATGATGATTTTAAAGATGAGCGCCAGGCAGAGCTGCCATATGGCGGCATAGACGCCCGGCCCCGCCGGCCGGTTGGGGTTGTCGGTGAAGGCCTTGCTGCCGTTCATCTGTGCGCGGTACTGGCAGAGCTGCGAGGACTCCAGCGGGCCGCAGTCGGTGAACAGCTCCTTGATCAGCTCGCTGGTGTTCTGACGTGTGTACGGGTTGGGGAAAGCAACCACGGCGGTGATGGCCGCCACCAAGATCACCTCCAACACCGGGTACTTGCCTGAAGAGAGCGACAACGCTGCATGTCAGAATTTGGAAGGGTGGGAAAACAACCACTATCAGACTTGTGTCTGCTAAAAAAGGAGCTCCTGAAAACCTCTCCATATGCTCTTCTCTTGCCACCTTAAGCGTTTCGTAACGGCTACTACTGCGAGAGAATTTTAACTCTACTCCATAACGCTCAGAACattaaaaatgacagaaacgaTAAAACTGTCATCCTGAAGCTTTTAAATCACGCTGCTATTTGACTTCTGCTGGTGCAAACAGCTGACAGCCATCTTCCAGACAGCTCCATCAATTCCAACAACTACCTCCGCCTCCGCACCTGGGCTGGCTGgctgacatactgtatgaatCAAGACAAGAGCACTTGCCGAAGCGTGTCGACTTGCGCCGCCGGCACCAAGCGATGTTGGCTCGGATGAAGAAGGCGCCCCAGAGGCCTCCGAAGACTCCCAGAAGGATGAAAGGGATGAGCTCGAACAGGTACCACGGCGTGTGGTACTCCACGTAGAACAACACCAGACGGCTGTTGCCGAACGGGTTGATGGAGCGCAGGACGAAGGCCGCCACCAGGGCGGCGAAGAAGGAGCGCCACAACGTCTTGAGGGGGAAGTAGTAGCTCAcctggaggagaaagagaggagatgtgCACATCAATGAGCATTATGTTGCGATTTTGAGCATGAAAACAAACCTTCAGAGTCATTACTGGTCAGTTCACGAGTCTACAACAACATATGCTGTACCTCCTCCAAGCTGAAGAGGACTCCTCCAATCGGGGCTCCGAAAGCAACAGACACCCCAGCCGCCGACGCAGCAGAGAGAACCtgagagaacaaaacaaaagtacATCAGCTGATGTGATGGGGTttaaaacaacataacaacTGAAAACAATGACTTCAATTTCTTCTCCCCCACCTCTCGTTTCTTGGCCTCGTTCTTGCTGTACTTGGGGAAGAGGTAAGAGAAGATGTTCCCACAGCAGCAGGCCACATGGACCAGGGGGCCCTCCTTACCCAGGCTGAGGCCAGACGCCACAGCCAGCACCAGAGTGACGGTCTTGATCAGAAGGGTCCACTTGCCCAGGTAGCCCCGGATGATGAACCCACTCAGGATGGTCTTGatctgaagaggagagaggaagaggaaggtagAGATtgaagttaaaggtcccatattataaaaaagtgagattttcatgtttttgtttattataaagcaggcttaaggctcctatataaatactgtgaaagtatcgaaatactcaatccacagggagatacacacagcccgtattcagaaactctgcatttgaaacaagctgtcaggatttctgccctttgtgatgtcacgaatatacaatatttagaccattacgcagttttaaatgtaaacattctaaatgtgtcccagtttattcctggttgcagtgtatgtgaatgtcatcagctgacaggaagtacacatggacccaagctgttgcctagcaacgcaattctgtcaaaatgcgctaaaacggagcgtttcagacagaggggtaaatacaggtatattctgGCTGACCGTATGAGGAAactaaaggtttttttttacattacagcatgtaaacatgttctagtagaaacacaaaatacaagtatgaacctgaaaacgagcataatatgggacctttaagtcgaGCTACAAGGGTCGGTTTGATTTTGGTTGAGGAGTTGAAGATACAGTGTGGTCGAGTTGGCAGACTGCGCAAACCCCACCcgttgagaagtgtaaaaatatttccggttcattatgaaactgtggcgggCTGGATGTCAGATCACTTTGATTTGAATTAGGCTACACAATGGTTGATTATGATTGGATAAAGATCCAACATGTTAGACGCCACATAGACATAATCGCCAACGGTCTATGACCTTAATCGCTGGCTTAGACGTTAACACTTTATTACCGTAACATCTGAAAGTAATACTTAATCCATTTAAGATATTATCCTGACCCTTTGTTTCAGTATTTTTGGGCTATTTTCTATGCCTTTATTAGACAGTGAATAGTAGagagctgacaggaaataacCAATTAAAATCAGGGGACAGATGATGTCATATATTCGGCTCAACCCTCGCCTTTTTTCAATCTCTTTAAGCAGATTCACTCAGGTTTTGCTCCTCATCTTATCCTCTATTCTGTTATTGTCAACATGCTCAAAGTCATCGTCTACCACATGTTATGTGGCAATGCAGTTCTTGTTCCCATGGCAACAAAAAGGACTTTTTTTGAAAGCTCAGAGCGCTAACCTCAAAATGGCTTTTTTCTTCACATCTCCCTGCTGCCCACTGAATTAACAATTTAAAGCCACTTTAAAAAGGGAAACCCCCGTAAGCATGAAAACACGCTGCGAGGATCCCACAAAGTGCTCATAACTAATTAGACCTCGTTCACGGAGAGTTAAGGGGCAGCAGCGGAGATTTATAGGCATTCTATTTCATGCGCTGCTTTGAGTTTTCTGACACCCAGAGCAAATTGATCGGACGTGAGAAAATGAGGGAATGAGATAAAACTGAATATCAATAATCTGCCCTTCACTCACtctgaaacagagagacaagaaAAGACACTCAGGCACAAAACGATTAAGCCTGCCGACCTCATTAGTTTGATAAAACTGAGATgaatatttgtaaaaaaaaaaaaactcttaaaagaaatgtttgaaATGTAGCATGAAAGCTCTTGGATGTTGGAGTTTCCCCCACCAAGGAGAGGTTTCAACACGGTCTCTGCATGCAGCTGTGAGAACGTTTCAAGTGTAGCTGAGAAGGTTTTGTAAAAGCGAGGTTTTCCTCACCTCAGGGATCCCCGAGCCGCAGGCGTAGGGAGCGAACACCTTGACCAGACAGACGGCCAGGAAGGCGAAGGACAGAGCCCAGTAGATGTACATGAAGTAGTTCATGATGTACGAGCCGGGCCCCTGCAGAGAGGAAGTAAAAGAGTCAACACCTCGTAACTCACTGGTACCGAGAATCATTCATGTAATGTGTGACTGAGAGCACGTCTGAAAGAAGCTATGCATGTGTTTTGTGCGCGGTATATGGATGTAAATTATCTCTGTACACTGTTTTCTTTCCCCAGTTTTGTTCACTAAATATCAttccttctttccttttgtTATCGCTGGTCAGCTATTGCAATcaaatctgaatacttcctgcatatatttcaaattaaaagcctaCCATGAAAGAGAGGGGGGCTGTGCTGCGGTTTGGCTTTTAAACGGCtatcacgagaaccgatacttcggtaccgagttgatgccaaaattcataaaacgtgacggtactcgtctTTCTACAGTAcagtttattgaaaaaagagatGTGATCATTTCCCAAACTCAcaatatgtttttatctaacgaaatattctgcttcaatccatattttgTTGGCGTACAGAAGACACagtgagttacattatgatgcgttcaagctctattcagtaaaaatgactattgggtgaaggttCATTATAACgtttatcatgatgtgttcttgtaaaatttagtttgtGGCAAGAAATttgaggcggatcatcaggTATCAGTAATACATTCATAAAAAACAGTATggaaacagtaataaaggagtgtatgttgaagtacatgggatttattgtttcgTTTTTTACTGTGATAtcaaattgggtatcgagaatcgtggaatttcactggtattagtTTCGAATACGAAATTTCTGGTATCCCTACATTAAACAGCACTGCAAGAAGTGTTGAGTTTCACTAATGATAGCGATAACAGAAAAGTGGAAATAATTAGTGAATGCAAAAACATGGAGGACGTTTTGAGGTTGCATCAGCAGCAGTGACGTCTCTAGCATGTGCCTGCGGTGTTAGTCTACCTCGGCCTGCCCCAGTATTAGCTCAGCCCAGGTCTTCCACTGAGGACACTTGTCCCGCTCAGCGAAGGTGGTCTCATTGGACGTCCAGCAGCACTGCTCGTGGTTGAACCACATGGCGCTCAGACACACGCCCTCCTTCAGgtcgttcatccaatcagcagCAATGTCAATCAGGCCAGCCAAAGCACCtggcgggaggaggaggagggaaccAGGAAGGAAGAGAGGGGCGAAGAGGTGAaggcagggaggagagaggaagtggaaataagagaaaaaaagaggcagTTTTTATACGAGCCGGTTATCTTATCAATTTAGAATAGCAAAGTATATTGTGTAAAAGTCACTATATcgaaagaaaatataaaaatactgaaTGAAACCTGACAAAGCGCCGTTCAGGCTGCAACATGGAGGCTTTTTGACCTAACAAGTGTCTCTTTCTTCTGCATCCTTCTGCTAAAAGTTAGCGCTAATCCTGAGGGGCAAAGAGTAGAGACACCTCCAGTTACGCTCCTTAAATATTTACCGACATAAATACAAAACGGAAGGTTTTGTAATCAAATCACTACAGGAACATTACTCTATACTAGAAATATGCACATCAGAAGGAACTCCTCTGAGTAAATATTCTATAATTAGGgcttattattaattaattaactataaattaggactgtcaatcaattaaaatagttaatcgcgattaatcgcaaattaatcgcacattttttttctgttcaaaatgtaccttaaagggagatttgtcaagtatttaatactcttatcaacaagggagtgggcaaatatgctgctttatgaaaatgtatgtatatatgtattattggaaatcaattaacaacacaaagcaaccctcacaggtactgcatttagcataaaaaatatgctcaaatcataacatgacaaactgcagcccatcaggcaacaacagctgtcagtgtgtcagtgtgctgacttgactatgacttgccccaaactgcatgtgattatcataaagtgggcatgtctgtaaaggggagactcgtgggtatttagcctccttcacgacaagctagtatgacatggattctttaggttttctagtttcatatgataccagtatcttcactctagctttaaaactgagccctctacaacctaaaatccacaagttgtgttaatgcgttaaagaaataagtaacGTTataacgaatttgcgttattatctcgttaactttgacagccctaattctattataatgtattaaaaaCAATTGAAATCCTTAATTTCACATGTTTCCAGTCAGATGAGGCTTTACCAGCAGTGTCATAAGCTCATTTATGCaggaaaataataatctgtACCCCAGACCTTTTACACTTTTTACATAAAATCCATGATTTAGATAAGAGCAGGGAAACACTATGAACCCTGGCGTATTTTGCCCATTGCCCTCCCTTTGTAACCTGAAACTTAAAGAAGCTTTCCTACAAAAAAAACTTCACTTTTGACTAGCTGGTCCTCACAGGGACATAATATAAATCATTTGTGTAGATTATCGCTGTTTGGAGGACTGGAAGGTGAGGCTCTTGCAGGAGGAAGAAAAATGCTTCCGTTTCCGGTTAAATGAGAGTAAAAGACGGAGGGAGACCAGGAGAAAGATTGAGCGTGAGGCAAAGCATGTGAGAGTCACCAGCAGAGAAGAATAACGGCCAAGTGCGTGTGTTTGtattgtatgtgtgcatgtgtgttaccTGAGGCCAAGCCGGTGAGCGTCACCACCAGCCACCCAGACCAGGCGTCGTACAGGCTCTTTGTGAACTCCCATGCTGACTCCTTTTTCTTACTGTTGATCTAAaagcacacacataaaacaagcTGATACCAAAAACCTGAAAATGTGACGTTAGCAGTTAATGTTACAAGAAGTAAgaataaataacagaaaacacaattaATAAGCTTCAGAAAAATGACATTAGATGAACTGGCAGTAATGCAAGTAGGTCAAAGGTTTATAACTACTCCCCGATGATAAGTAATCTACTCTAGTTGCAACATTTCCACTGTTGTTGCAATAAAGCAATAAAATTCCAGGTAAGGCAGGTGAGACAAGGTTATAAAAACAATGTTTGACAAAGTATTCAAATAACATTCAAATTCTCAGAGTTATAATTTCCTGGACTGCTGCAATAAATCACTTCTGGAAAGCGGGCTGCAATGGTGTGtca containing:
- the clcn3 gene encoding H(+)/Cl(-) exchange transporter 3 isoform X4 — encoded protein: MESEQLYHRGYCRNSYNSIASASSDEELLDGAGVIMDFHTTEDDNLLDGDAASPGSNYVMSNGGGAPSSTTHLLDFLEEPIPGVGTYDDFHTIDWVREKCKDRERHRKINSKKKESAWEFTKSLYDAWSGWLVVTLTGLASGALAGLIDIAADWMNDLKEGVCLSAMWFNHEQCCWTSNETTFAERDKCPQWKTWAELILGQAEGPGSYIMNYFMYIYWALSFAFLAVCLVKVFAPYACGSGIPEIKTILSGFIIRGYLGKWTLLIKTVTLVLAVASGLSLGKEGPLVHVACCCGNIFSYLFPKYSKNEAKKREVLSAASAAGVSVAFGAPIGGVLFSLEEVSYYFPLKTLWRSFFAALVAAFVLRSINPFGNSRLVLFYVEYHTPWYLFELIPFILLGVFGGLWGAFFIRANIAWCRRRKSTRFGKYPVLEVILVAAITAVVAFPNPYTRQNTSELIKELFTDCGPLESSQLCQYRAQMNGSKAFTDNPNRPAGPGVYAAIWQLCLALIFKIIMTIFTFGLKVPSGLFIPSMAIGAIAGRIVGIAVEQLAYYHHDWFMFREWCEVGADCITPGLYAMVGAAACLGGVTRMTVSLVVIVFELTGGLEYIVPLMAAVMTSKWVGDAFGREGIYEAHIRLNGYPFLDAKEEFTHTTLARDVMRPRRSDPPLAVLTQDDLTVEELQSTINETSYNGFPVIVSKESQRLVGFALRRDITIAIENARRKQEGIMLNSRVYFTQHAPTLPADSPRPLKLRSILDMSPFTVTDHTPMEIVVDIFRKMGLRQCLVTHNGIVLGIITKKNILEHLEELKQQTPPLIDDI
- the clcn3 gene encoding H(+)/Cl(-) exchange transporter 3 isoform X1; the protein is MESEQLYHRGYCRNSYNSIASASSDEELLDGAGVIMDFHTTEDDNLLDGDAASPGSNYVMSNGGGAPSSTTHLLDFLEEPIPGVGTYDDFHTIDWVREKCKDRERHRKINSKKKESAWEFTKSLYDAWSGWLVVTLTGLASGALAGLIDIAADWMNDLKEGVCLSAMWFNHEQCCWTSNETTFAERDKCPQWKTWAELILGQAEGPGSYIMNYFMYIYWALSFAFLAVCLVKVFAPYACGSGIPEIKTILSGFIIRGYLGKWTLLIKTVTLVLAVASGLSLGKEGPLVHVACCCGNIFSYLFPKYSKNEAKKREVLSAASAAGVSVAFGAPIGGVLFSLEEVSYYFPLKTLWRSFFAALVAAFVLRSINPFGNSRLVLFYVEYHTPWYLFELIPFILLGVFGGLWGAFFIRANIAWCRRRKSTRFGKYPVLEVILVAAITAVVAFPNPYTRQNTSELIKELFTDCGPLESSQLCQYRAQMNGSKAFTDNPNRPAGPGVYAAIWQLCLALIFKIIMTIFTFGLKVPSGLFIPSMAIGAIAGRIVGIAVEQLAYYHHDWFMFREWCEVGADCITPGLYAMVGAAACLGGVTRMTVSLVVIVFELTGGLEYIVPLMAAVMTSKWVGDAFGREGIYEAHIRLNGYPFLDAKEEFTHTTLARDVMRPRRSDPPLAVLTQDDLTVEELQSTINETSYNGFPVIVSKESQRLVGFALRRDITIAIENARRKQEGIMLNSRVYFTQHAPTLPADSPRPLKLRSILDMSPFTVTDHTPMEIVVDIFRKMGLRQCLVTHNGIVLGIITKKNILEHLEELKQQTPPLAAAWYYHKKRYPSSHGSNDKPRSRVHHVQLIRSFQDSRGVGGDDSEEEEVMCLLDDSDL
- the clcn3 gene encoding H(+)/Cl(-) exchange transporter 3 isoform X5 → MSNGGGAPSSTTHLLDFLEEPIPGVGTYDDFHTIDWVREKCKDRERHRKINSKKKESAWEFTKSLYDAWSGWLVVTLTGLASGALAGLIDIAADWMNDLKEGVCLSAMWFNHEQCCWTSNETTFAERDKCPQWKTWAELILGQAEGPGSYIMNYFMYIYWALSFAFLAVCLVKVFAPYACGSGIPEIKTILSGFIIRGYLGKWTLLIKTVTLVLAVASGLSLGKEGPLVHVACCCGNIFSYLFPKYSKNEAKKREVLSAASAAGVSVAFGAPIGGVLFSLEEVSYYFPLKTLWRSFFAALVAAFVLRSINPFGNSRLVLFYVEYHTPWYLFELIPFILLGVFGGLWGAFFIRANIAWCRRRKSTRFGKYPVLEVILVAAITAVVAFPNPYTRQNTSELIKELFTDCGPLESSQLCQYRAQMNGSKAFTDNPNRPAGPGVYAAIWQLCLALIFKIIMTIFTFGLKVPSGLFIPSMAIGAIAGRIVGIAVEQLAYYHHDWFMFREWCEVGADCITPGLYAMVGAAACLGGVTRMTVSLVVIVFELTGGLEYIVPLMAAVMTSKWVGDAFGREGIYEAHIRLNGYPFLDAKEEFTHTTLARDVMRPRRSDPPLAVLTQDDLTVEELQSTINETSYNGFPVIVSKESQRLVGFALRRDITIAIENARRKQEGIMLNSRVYFTQHAPTLPADSPRPLKLRSILDMSPFTVTDHTPMEIVVDIFRKMGLRQCLVTHNGIVLGIITKKNILEHLEELKQQTPPLAAAWYYHKKRYPSSHGSNDKPRSRVHHVQLIRSFQDSRGVGGDDSEEEEVMCLLDDSDL
- the clcn3 gene encoding H(+)/Cl(-) exchange transporter 3 isoform X7 yields the protein MSNGGGAPSSTTHLLDFLEEPIPGVGTYDDFHTIDWVREKCKDRERHRKINSKKKESAWEFTKSLYDAWSGWLVVTLTGLASGALAGLIDIAADWMNDLKEGVCLSAMWFNHEQCCWTSNETTFAERDKCPQWKTWAELILGQAEGPGSYIMNYFMYIYWALSFAFLAVCLVKVFAPYACGSGIPEIKTILSGFIIRGYLGKWTLLIKTVTLVLAVASGLSLGKEGPLVHVACCCGNIFSYLFPKYSKNEAKKREVLSAASAAGVSVAFGAPIGGVLFSLEEVSYYFPLKTLWRSFFAALVAAFVLRSINPFGNSRLVLFYVEYHTPWYLFELIPFILLGVFGGLWGAFFIRANIAWCRRRKSTRFGKYPVLEVILVAAITAVVAFPNPYTRQNTSELIKELFTDCGPLESSQLCQYRAQMNGSKAFTDNPNRPAGPGVYAAIWQLCLALIFKIIMTIFTFGLKVPSGLFIPSMAIGAIAGRIVGIAVEQLAYYHHDWFMFREWCEVGADCITPGLYAMVGAAACLGGVTRMTVSLVVIVFELTGGLEYIVPLMAAVMTSKWVGDAFGREGIYEAHIRLNGYPFLDAKEEFTHTTLARDVMRPRRSDPPLAVLTQDDLTVEELQSTINETSYNGFPVIVSKESQRLVGFALRRDITIAIENARRKQEGIMLNSRVYFTQHAPTLPADSPRPLKLRSILDMSPFTVTDHTPMEIVVDIFRKMGLRQCLVTHNGRLLGIITKKDILRHMAQMTNQDPESIMFN
- the clcn3 gene encoding H(+)/Cl(-) exchange transporter 3 isoform X3, translating into MESEQLYHRGYCRNSYNSIASASSDEELLDGAGVIMDFHTTEDDNLLDGDAASPGSNYVMSNGGGAPSSTTHLLDFLEEPIPGVGTYDDFHTIDWVREKCKDRERHRKINSKKKESAWEFTKSLYDAWSGWLVVTLTGLASGALAGLIDIAADWMNDLKEGVCLSAMWFNHEQCCWTSNETTFAERDKCPQWKTWAELILGQAEGPGSYIMNYFMYIYWALSFAFLAVCLVKVFAPYACGSGIPEIKTILSGFIIRGYLGKWTLLIKTVTLVLAVASGLSLGKEGPLVHVACCCGNIFSYLFPKYSKNEAKKREVLSAASAAGVSVAFGAPIGGVLFSLEEVSYYFPLKTLWRSFFAALVAAFVLRSINPFGNSRLVLFYVEYHTPWYLFELIPFILLGVFGGLWGAFFIRANIAWCRRRKSTRFGKYPVLEVILVAAITAVVAFPNPYTRQNTSELIKELFTDCGPLESSQLCQYRAQMNGSKAFTDNPNRPAGPGVYAAIWQLCLALIFKIIMTIFTFGLKVPSGLFIPSMAIGAIAGRIVGIAVEQLAYYHHDWFMFREWCEVGADCITPGLYAMVGAAACLGGVTRMTVSLVVIVFELTGGLEYIVPLMAAVMTSKWVGDAFGREGIYEAHIRLNGYPFLDAKEEFTHTTLARDVMRPRRSDPPLAVLTQDDLTVEELQSTINETSYNGFPVIVSKESQRLVGFALRRDITIAIENARRKQEGIMLNSRVYFTQHAPTLPADSPRPLKLRSILDMSPFTVTDHTPMEIVVDIFRKMGLRQCLVTHNGRLLGIITKKDILRHMAQMTNQDPESIMFN
- the clcn3 gene encoding H(+)/Cl(-) exchange transporter 3 isoform X2, whose product is MEEEDAAADPYLPYDGGGDTIPLQEIPKRGSNYVMSNGGGAPSSTTHLLDFLEEPIPGVGTYDDFHTIDWVREKCKDRERHRKINSKKKESAWEFTKSLYDAWSGWLVVTLTGLASGALAGLIDIAADWMNDLKEGVCLSAMWFNHEQCCWTSNETTFAERDKCPQWKTWAELILGQAEGPGSYIMNYFMYIYWALSFAFLAVCLVKVFAPYACGSGIPEIKTILSGFIIRGYLGKWTLLIKTVTLVLAVASGLSLGKEGPLVHVACCCGNIFSYLFPKYSKNEAKKREVLSAASAAGVSVAFGAPIGGVLFSLEEVSYYFPLKTLWRSFFAALVAAFVLRSINPFGNSRLVLFYVEYHTPWYLFELIPFILLGVFGGLWGAFFIRANIAWCRRRKSTRFGKYPVLEVILVAAITAVVAFPNPYTRQNTSELIKELFTDCGPLESSQLCQYRAQMNGSKAFTDNPNRPAGPGVYAAIWQLCLALIFKIIMTIFTFGLKVPSGLFIPSMAIGAIAGRIVGIAVEQLAYYHHDWFMFREWCEVGADCITPGLYAMVGAAACLGGVTRMTVSLVVIVFELTGGLEYIVPLMAAVMTSKWVGDAFGREGIYEAHIRLNGYPFLDAKEEFTHTTLARDVMRPRRSDPPLAVLTQDDLTVEELQSTINETSYNGFPVIVSKESQRLVGFALRRDITIAIENARRKQEGIMLNSRVYFTQHAPTLPADSPRPLKLRSILDMSPFTVTDHTPMEIVVDIFRKMGLRQCLVTHNGIVLGIITKKNILEHLEELKQQTPPLAAAWYYHKKRYPSSHGSNDKPRSRVHHVQLIRSFQDSRGVGGDDSEEEEVMCLLDDSDL
- the clcn3 gene encoding H(+)/Cl(-) exchange transporter 3 isoform X6, whose product is MEEEDAAADPYLPYDGGGDTIPLQEIPKRGSNYVMSNGGGAPSSTTHLLDFLEEPIPGVGTYDDFHTIDWVREKCKDRERHRKINSKKKESAWEFTKSLYDAWSGWLVVTLTGLASGALAGLIDIAADWMNDLKEGVCLSAMWFNHEQCCWTSNETTFAERDKCPQWKTWAELILGQAEGPGSYIMNYFMYIYWALSFAFLAVCLVKVFAPYACGSGIPEIKTILSGFIIRGYLGKWTLLIKTVTLVLAVASGLSLGKEGPLVHVACCCGNIFSYLFPKYSKNEAKKREVLSAASAAGVSVAFGAPIGGVLFSLEEVSYYFPLKTLWRSFFAALVAAFVLRSINPFGNSRLVLFYVEYHTPWYLFELIPFILLGVFGGLWGAFFIRANIAWCRRRKSTRFGKYPVLEVILVAAITAVVAFPNPYTRQNTSELIKELFTDCGPLESSQLCQYRAQMNGSKAFTDNPNRPAGPGVYAAIWQLCLALIFKIIMTIFTFGLKVPSGLFIPSMAIGAIAGRIVGIAVEQLAYYHHDWFMFREWCEVGADCITPGLYAMVGAAACLGGVTRMTVSLVVIVFELTGGLEYIVPLMAAVMTSKWVGDAFGREGIYEAHIRLNGYPFLDAKEEFTHTTLARDVMRPRRSDPPLAVLTQDDLTVEELQSTINETSYNGFPVIVSKESQRLVGFALRRDITIAIENARRKQEGIMLNSRVYFTQHAPTLPADSPRPLKLRSILDMSPFTVTDHTPMEIVVDIFRKMGLRQCLVTHNGRLLGIITKKDILRHMAQMTNQDPESIMFN